The Phormidium ambiguum IAM M-71 nucleotide sequence GGGAGTGCCACTGCGCCAAGATCCACCGTAAATCATAATAATAGTTGGATATTTACCAGTTGCTAAAGGTCGGTATAAATTTAATGTGAGTTTTTCCCCATCAGGATTGGCAAAGGGAATTTGGCGATCGATCCGAATTTTTGGTTGAGGAATTCCCCGAAAAACCTCTGCTAAAATGAATGGTTGGCGACGCATTTTCGTTTGTGCAGTTTGGGGAACTCGATCTAAATAATTCGCCCCCAAAACGGTTTGCATTTCGTTAGCGATTCGGGCATTGGCGTTGGGAAATTGCAGTAATGGAAGTGAACTGAGAAACAAACCAAGTACACTGGCAATTAGGGGGAGCTTGTACAACCAACTTTGATTTATTTTCAAGAGAGTTAAGATTAAAGCGATCGCATTTCCCCCGATCAACCAAGGGCTAACTTCTGGCGCGCCTACTCCCAAAGGTAACAGAAAAAAAGTTGGCGCAGGCAATACAATCCAAATACTAAGGAATAGAGTAATTGCACTCAACAACCAAGGAATAAACAGCGATATAGCTAGGGGAATTGTCCAAATACTTTTCTTTTTTAATCGATTATTTGCCATTTGCTGCTGTCCAGTTTTGCGATCTGAGGAATTAAGGGAAATATGCAGTGGTCTTGATTGCTTAGGATTTTAGATTGGCGGAAAGCCCTCGTTGAGGGTATCACGTATTTTAAACAATTCTATAAACTAAAACTCTTTGGAAATGAATGCTAAACTCAATGAAGTTTCTCTCGGATTATTGACCCAAGAAATTTTAGATTTGATGTTGGTTCAGATCCCGCCCCTTGTGGGCAAAATAAATCTAAAATCTCCAAGCTGTATTTCTCTAGGGGGCAGGAAATCTAAAATCCCAAATCTAAAATCTAAAATAAGTAAAATTTTCCCCGCTTGAAAAAACGTAGATTATAAACTTTAAGTGGAAATTAAATATGCGATCGCCGATCGATTCTCCAGCACGCTAGGTGAATTAGGTGAAAGGGTTGCCTAAAATAAACACAAAACACAATTCCATAACTTTCGGCGGACAGGCACTTCCTCTCCGATGGCATTTAGTACTGCTCATCGTCGGGTCTTTGCTTCCGGTAGTCTTGTTTGCCGTGACGATCGTTTATAAACTCTCCGAGCAAGAGCAAGCAACATCAGAACGCCGCGCCCTTCTAGCCGCTCGTAACTTAGCATTAACAGTAGAACGGGAAATTGCTAGTACATCTCGGACACTTCAAGCGTTAGCAACCTCCGAACAACTTGACCAAGGCGATTTCAAAACCTTTTACTCTCAGGCGAAGCGGGTCAAGCAAGCACAACCGACTTGGTTAACTACTCTCCTCTTAACTCCCGACGGTCGCCAACTGGTCAATACTAGAATACCTTTTGGTAAGCCATTGCCATACGCGATCGACCTAAAAAGCTTGCGGCAGGTATCCCGAACGCATAAGTTAGTAGTGGGCAACCTCAACGTTGGACGACGGGGAAATCTTGGCTTCCCAGTTCGCGTTCCCGTACTCCGTAACGGCAAATTGCGCTACATCCTTACTGCCGTTATTACCCCAAAAGCCCTTGCTGGTGTTGTAGAAGAACAATCTCCCGTAGATGGAGAATGGACTCGCACAGTAGTCGATCGGCGAGGTATTGTAGTCGCTCGCACTCGCAATGCCGAACGATTTGTAGGTAAGCGAGGAACACCATCTTTTCTGAAACGGATTGGAGAAAGCTTGGAAGGCGTGTACCGGGACACTACCTTGGAAGGACAGCGAGTATATGTTGCTTTTAGCCGGATCGATAGTTTGGGTTGGACAGTTGCCGTTACCGTCCCAGTAACGGTAATTCAAGGGCCTTCTCAAAAAGCGATGTGGCTGGTGATTTGGTCTGGTTTGCTATTACTATTGATTAGCACTACGGGTGCGATCGTCCTAGCACGGCAAATTTCTCGGAGCATTACTTTATCCGCCACCGCCGCCGAAGCTTTAGCGAAAGGAGAACGTCCGCAAATTGAACCTTCTCCAATTAAGGAAATCGCGTTATTAGGTAAATCTCTAGAATTTGCAGCTAATTTGCTATCCCAAAGAGAACGGGAATTAGCAGAAAATTTATTGCAAGCAGAAGCCGCCAGAGAAGAAGCGGAGGCAGCCAATCGGATTAAAGACGAATTTCTCGCTGTATTATCTCACGAGTTACGAACACCTCTAAATCCGATTCTCGGCTGGTCTAAATTACTTCGTAGTGGCAGATTAGATGCCACAAAAACTGATTATGCCTTAGAAACAATTGAGCGTAATGCTAAACTCCAAACTCAATTAATTGAGGATTTGTTAGATGTTTCTCGGATTTTACAAGGTAAATTGAGCCTGAAGATGATGAATATTGATTTAGCTTGGACAATTGAGGCAGCATTAGAAACAGTGCGTTTGGCTGCCCAAGCAAAATCAATTGAAATTAAAGTATTACTCGATCCGATCGATGGCAAAGTTTTAGGAGATATTGGTCGATTACAACAAATAGTTTGGAACTTAGTTTCTAATGCCGTAAAATTTACGCCAGAAAAAGGACAAATCGAGGTAAGATTACAGCAAGTTGCGGCACAGGAAAACAATTCAAACGGTGCTTCTTCATCTGCTCAATCCTACGCTCAAATTACTGTTAGCGATAATGGCAAAGGCATTTCTCCCCAGTTTTTACCTCATGTATTTGAATATTTCCGGCAAGCAGATTCAACCACCACTAGGGTATTTGGGGGATTAGGATTAGGATTAGCGATCGTGCGCCATTTAGTTGAATTACATGGGGGAACTGTTCGCGCCGATAGTCGTGGTGAAGGGCAAGGATCTACCTTTACAGTTCAACTACCTTTGCTGGAAAAACAGGAATTAAAACCAGAAATAAATCCCAGATTGGATCGTGCTTCATTGTCAATCAATAATTATCCCTTGGCTGATTTGAGAATTTTGTTAGTAGATGATGAAAAAGATGCACGAGATGTAGTTGAATTCATGCTTCAACAAGCAGGCGCAAAGGTAATTGTTGCCCAATCTGCAAAGGAAGCATTGACAGCTTTTTCGCAATCAAAAATAGATTTGCTCGTAAGTGATATTGGAATGCCTTTGATGAATGGCTATATGCTAATTCAGCAAATCCGAGCCATGCCAGCAGAACAGGGAGGTCAAGTACCAGCGATCGCACTAACTGCTTATGCTGGAGAAAGCGATCGCCAACAAGCAATAGCAGCTGGATTTCAACAACATCTCTCTAAACCTATCGAATCAGAAGAGTTGATTAAAGCGATCGTCAATCTCATCAAATTTCCCTCAAAACTCCCTACCTAAAAATACATAACCAGAAGGAAAGGCAGAAGGCAGAAGGAAAGAAAGGTAAAAAGTAAAAATCCCCTTTCCCCTTTTTCCCCTTTCCCCTTTCCCCCTTTCCCCCTACGATTGTGTAACTAGTTATAATAGTCCCGATTGATGGGTTTATTTATCAAATATAACTTCACAAATCTTGTGATAATTTCTTATTTTTCCTTAAAAATGCTTAATAAAATGCAAACAAATTCTGGGCAAAGATTTGGTTGGTGGTTGAGCCAGTTAGGTTACTTAACAGTTAGCGGCATAGCTTTATCAACTCAAATGAGTTTAGCGCAAGTTATTCCCGATAATACGTTGGGAAACGAACGCTCAGTTGTCACTCCCAGCGTAATTAAAGACCTTCCTAGCGATCGAATTAATGGGGGAGCAGTTCGAGGAAATAATTTATTTCATAGTTTTCAAGAATTTAATGTTAACGCTGGGCGGGGAGTTTATTTTACAAACCCAGATGGAGTCGCCAGAATTCTCACCAGAGTCACCGGAAATAATGTTTCCCAAATCTTAGGAACTTTGGGAGTTTTAGGTAATGCTGACTTATTCTTAATTAATCCCAATGGAATTATTTTTGGGCGGGATGCCAGATTAGATCTTAATGGTTCATTTATCGGCAGTACAGCTAGCAAAATTAGATTTGCTGATGGTTTAGAATTTAGTGCTACTAATCCTCAAGCAGCACCTTTATTAAGTGTTAATGTTCCGGTCGGATTGCAATATGGTACAAATCCCGGTCGAATAATAAATCAAAGTACAGATGAAGATACAAATCTCGATCCAATTCGGCAAGATTATCCCATACCTAGATTCAGAGTTGCACCGGGAAGAACTCTAGCATTAATAGGTGGTGATGTGCTATTTGAAGGCGGCACAATGGGAGCCTCAGAAGGCAGAATTGAGTTAGGTAGTGTTGGTGATAATAGTTTTGTTGGTTTGAGTCAAATTCCCCAAGGTTGGGCACTAAATTACGACCAAGTACAAAACTTTGGCGATATTAACCTAACTCAAAATGCTGTAATTGATACCAGCGGACAAAGAGGAGGTGATATTCAAGTAAGAGCCAGAAACTTAACTCTTAGCGAAGGAGCCGTAATTTATTACTTGCAGGAAGGCTCACAAATGGGGGGAAATATTGATATTACCACCACTGAATCAGTAGAACTTATTGGTGGAATTAATCCATTTTTTTTCGTTCCTGGCATTCCCGCGTATACTCAGATAGTCGCTTTTACTCAGGGAAATGCTACTGGAGCTACAGGTAATTTAACTATTAAAACACGCAGATTAACTCTTCGAGATGGGGCGTTTATTGGTATTACAGCTATTGGTAATGGAGATGCTGGAAATGTAACAGTTTTAGCCTCAGAATTAGTAGAACTAATTGGTGTAGACCTAGAAGATCCTTTTTTTGCTAGTGGTATATTTAGTCAAGCTGTACCGGATACTGGCAGTATTGATAATACTATACCAATTGGTAGTGGTGGAAATATCACTATTGAAACTCAACGATTACTAATTCAAGATGGTGGGTTAATCGCTAGTAGTACATTTACCGCAGGTCAAGCAGGAAATGTGACTATTAAAGCTGCTGAATCTGTAGAATTAATTGGTACAAATCCTGATTCTGGACTGTCGGGTGGGATTACAACTGGAGTTGAAGTTGACTCGTTGACAGGTATTCGGGGGACAGGTAATGGTGGTAATTTAACAATTCAAACCAGACGACTATTAGTTCAAGGTGGAGGACAGATTGCTAGCTCTACTAGAGCAGATGGAAATGCAGGTGATTTGATAATAGATGCTTCTGATTCTGTGGAATTAATTGGGACTGCATTAGTTGCTGATGCAGAATTAGGTAGTAGTGGTTTGTTTGTTTCCGCAGAACTAGGTTTTGATGGAGAAGAAGGTGCTACTGGTAATGTGGGAAATTTAACAGTTAATACAAGAAGATTGCTGGTTCAAGATGGAGGGAGAATTTCAGCGGATAATTTTGGCACGGGAAAAGGGGGAGACGTAACGATTAATTCTAGAGAATTGAGAATGGAAACTGGGGGTACAGTGAGAGCTAATTCTTTTGGTGAAGGCTCTGGGGGAATGTTAACTGTAAATGCTGAAAATGTGAGAATTAGCGGAAACAGAATTTTGGGAGATGAGTTAATTAATAGTGGCTTATTTGTAAGTGGTGAAGGTTCTGGCGCGGCGGGTAGTTTGGAAGTTAATGCGGCTAGTGTTGAACTGAATAATACTGCAAGATTAGCGGCTGATAGCTCGGCTGGATCTGGAAACATTAGGGTACAAGCACGAGATTTATTAGTTTTACGCGATCGTAGTCAAATTAGTACTAATTCTACAGGTCAAGAACCAGGAGGAAATATTAATTTGACAACAAATAACATAGTAGCTATAGGAAATAGTGATATTACTGCTAATGCTACTAATAGTCAGGGTGGTCGGGTAAGTATTAATGCAATTGGTATTTTTGGGCTGCAATATCAATTGGCACAAACTCCGAATAGTGATATTACAGCAACAGGAGGTAGTCCAGAATTAAGTGGAGTTGTGGAAATTAATTCACCGGAAGTTGATGTTACTTCTGGGTTAGTTTATTTGCCAACAAATGTGATTAATATTGCGGGATTAATTGCTCAAGCTGCTTGTACATCAGAACAGGCAGAAAGTAGTTCTTTTGTGGTAACAGGTCGGGGTGGTTTACCTCCAAATCCGGCACTTCCAGCAACTAATGAAGTAGTAACAGCAGAGTGGGCAAGAGCAACAAATAGCAATCAAAATACGCGGTTACAAGACAACAATAATACTAGTAGTAATTCTCAGACTCCAGTGAGAAAAAACCATGAGCAAATTGTGGAAGCTCAAGGTTGGATAGTTGCTGCTGATGGTAGAGTTGTGCTGACTGCTGGAGGAGTGACAGCTGCGCCTTACAGCCTTGGTTTAATTCATCCTGGCTGTGATGTTTTGCCAGTTAAAAAGTAATTTAGGGTAGGGCAGTAATTACATGAAAACTAATAATTGTTTAATTATTATTTTGGGAAGTTTATCTTTTTTTGGCGTACTTTTGTGGGAAAAAGATGCAATTTCATTTTCTAGGTTGCCAGATAATAAAGTAAGTCAACAGTCTTTTTTAGCTGATAATTCAATTAGTAATTGGGAAGAACAAGCGGAAAAACTTTATATTGAGGGAAAGTTTGGGGAAGCGATCGCTCTTTTAGCCAAACTCAACAATAATTATGTGATACGAGGTGATGTGTTAGGCCAAGCAAGAGTAGCGAGAAATTTGGCTTTGGTTTATCAACAAACAGGAGATTTATCTAAAGCTCAGTCAGCAATTATCAAGAGTTTTAATTTATTGGAAAAACAAGCTAATAGTAAAGAACGTCAGCAACTTTTAGCGCAAACTTTAGAAGCTCAAGGAGTTTTAGAATTAGCTATTGGTGAGACGGAAAAAGCCTTACAAACATGGGAAAAAGCTGTATTAAATTATCAATACATTAGTGATTTTACGGGAGTAACTCGGAATAAAATTAATCAATCTCAAGCTTTACAAAAACTAGGTCTATATCGGGAAGCAATTAAAAGTTTGGAGGGTTTAAATGTTATTTGGCAAAATCAAAACGATAGTTTGGTTAAGGTCAAAGGGTTGCAAAGTTTAGGGGATGCTTTGCGGGTAGTTGGAGAATTAGATCGATCGCAAAAAGTTTTAACTCAAGGTTTAGCAATTGCGGAAAATTTAAAAGAAAAAGATGCGATCGCATCTATGCTATTGAGTTTAGGGGAAACAGCAAGATTAGGACAAGAAATACCTACAGCTTTGGATTACTATCAAAAAGCTGTGCAAACAACTTCTTCTCCATTGATTAAAACTCAAGCAATGCTGAATCATTTGAGCGTATTAGTTAATCAAAAAGAAGCAGAAAAAGCTTTAGAATTAGTACCGCAAATTAAGGATAATTTAACTCAGTTACCTTTAAGTAAACAAGCAATTAATGGACGGATTAATTTAGCGAGAAGGTTAATGCAGCTGAGAAAAAACGAAAGCGATCGACTAACAATTGCTAGTAATGAAGAAATTGGTAAAATGTTAGCAACCGCAGTACAACAAGCGGAAATTTTACAAGATAACCGCACATTATCTTATGCTTTAGGAAATTTGGGTAGGTTATATGAAGAAAACCAACAATGGAATTTTGCTCAACAATTAACCAATAAAGCTTTATTATTATCTCAAAGTATTAATGCTACTGATATTAACTTTCGTTGGCAATGGCAATTAGGTAGAATTCATAGACAGCGAGGTAATCGTCAAGAAGCGATCGTTGCTTATAATCAAGCTGTTAATTCTTTAGAATCTATTCGTAGTGATTTAGTCGCTATTTCTGCGGAAGCTCAGTTTGATTTTCGAGATACTATAGAACCAGTTTATCGAGAATTAGTAGATTTACTATTACCATTTGGAGAAAATGTCGAACAAGCCAATTTGCAAAGAGCGCGAAATTTAATTGATTCTCTGCAATTAGCTGAATTAGATAACTTTTTTCGAGACGCTTGCTTGAATACTAAATCTACTAAAGTTGACAAAATCGACCCAAAAGCAGCAGTTTTATCCACGATTATTTTAAGTAAAACTAATAGTTCTACGGCTAGTGAGCGAATAGAAGTAATTGCATCATTACCAGGAAAACCTTTGCGACGACAGACAATTGTTTTACCTAGCCAAGAAATTGAAGCTACCATACAACAAGCTAATGATGCTCTGACAATTCCTCGACTAAGATTTTCTCAAAACAATTATTTAATGGTGGCTGAGAAATTTCATAAGTGGTTAATTCAACCATTTGAAAGTGAGTTAGCAAATAGTAAAATTGAAACTCTAGTATTTGTTTTAGATGGTTCTTTAAGAAATATCCCGATCGCAAGTATTTATGATGGAAAAAAATATTTAATGGAAAAGTATAGCGTCGCTCTTGCGCCAAGTTTACAATTAATAGATACACAACCTTTACAACGTAGTAATATTAAAGTATTAACAGCTGGATTAAGCGAAGCACGTCAAGGATTTGCACCACTTCCTAATGTAACAACAGAATTGGGAAATATTGCTCAAGAAATTACTACCGAAAAACTATTGAATCAGTCTTTCACTGCTTCTAACTTTAGAACAAAAATCCAAACCAATACATTTCCGATTATTCATTTAGCCACGCATGGTCGATTTAGTTCTAAAGCTGCTGATACTTTTATTTTGACCTGGGATACAAAGATTAATGCCAAAGATTTAGACGTACTTTTACGTAACAAAAATAGCTTGAATAACCCCATAGAATTACTTGTTTTTAGTGCTTGTCAAACTGCTACAGGAGATAATCGAGCAACTTTAGGATTAACCGGAGTAGCTGTGCGGGCTGGTGCAAGAAGTACTGTTGCAACTTTGTGGAGCGTCGATGACGAAGCAACTGCTTTATTGATGGAAAATTTTTACAAAGAATTAAGCAATAGTAAAGTTACAAAAGCCGAAGCTTTACGTCGTGCTCAACAGATAGTTTTGCAAAATCAGCAATTTTCTCATCCCTATTTTTGGTCAGCATTTGTTTTAGTAGGAAATTGGTTATAAAGAATAAGCAATCAAAAATTTAACTTTAGTAAGTAATATTAAACTCCAGATGAATAGCCCAGAAAAAAGGAAGATCTTTCGTAAAGAATCGCTGAATTATTTATCTACACCAGAACGGTTAGATGAATTAATTAAAGTAATCAGTCCGCAAGATTGGATTCCTTTAGCGACATTGGGCGGATTAGTATTAGCAGGTTTAGTTTGGAGTATTTTTGGCAGAATTCCGATTACGGTTGCTGGTCAAGGGGTTTTATTGCGATCGCGCCAAGTAGTAGAATTACAATCACCAATTTCAGGACAATTACAAGAATTAAAAGTTAAAGTGGGAGATTGTCTGGCAAATTCTCAAGAAGTTATTGCTACTATTGAGCCTTTGGAATTAAAGCAAAAGCGAGAATTAGAAAGGCAAAAATTAGCGGAATTAGAAAAACAAGACCGAGAAGCTAGTGCGATCGCATTACAAAGAACTCAACTAGAAAAAATAGCATTTCAACAACAAAAAACTAGTTTAAAGCAACGATTACAAGATGCTCAATCTCTGACTCCATTACTCAAAAATCAAAGTACTAGTTCTATTGCTAAACAAGAAGAAAGCTTACAGCAACGTTTGCAAAACTTACAATCTTTAACACCTGTTCTTCGCAGTAAAAGAAGCGGTGCAATTCAACAGAAACGAGAAAGTTTACAACAACGCTTACAAGATGCTAAAGCTCAAGCCCCAGTGCTTAAAGAAAGGCTAGAAATCCGCCAAGAATTAGCAAAGCAGGGCGCAATTCCCAAAGATCAAGTATTAGAAGCAGAACGGCAATATAGAGATAGTTTGCAAAATGTGGCTGAAGTTCAAGCTCAATTAAAACAATTAGATGTCGATCAAACGCAAGCAGAACAAGCTTATTTAGAAAACTTGAATGCGATCGGCGAAATTCAGTCTCAATTAAAAAAACTTGAACTCGATCAAACAGAATCAGAACAAAGATATTTAGATAATTTGAATAAAATTTCTGACATTGAAAGCCAATTAAAAGA carries:
- a CDS encoding NHLP bacteriocin system secretion protein → MNSPEKRKIFRKESLNYLSTPERLDELIKVISPQDWIPLATLGGLVLAGLVWSIFGRIPITVAGQGVLLRSRQVVELQSPISGQLQELKVKVGDCLANSQEVIATIEPLELKQKRELERQKLAELEKQDREASAIALQRTQLEKIAFQQQKTSLKQRLQDAQSLTPLLKNQSTSSIAKQEESLQQRLQNLQSLTPVLRSKRSGAIQQKRESLQQRLQDAKAQAPVLKERLEIRQELAKQGAIPKDQVLEAERQYRDSLQNVAEVQAQLKQLDVDQTQAEQAYLENLNAIGEIQSQLKKLELDQTESEQRYLDNLNKISDIESQLKELDTKAKTLEQQNLDAANNRKNQILDVETQVKAFEQQIQTNSIIKSPYEGCILELTVTNGQIVSPGNRIGSIQIQKSAQPLLAVTYFPVRDGKQIKPGMPIQITPSIVKRERFGGIVGNVISVSPFPVTKQGAASVIGNPEIVENLLSQSKEAQIEVWAELKENSRNFSGYEWSSSQGPLDVKISTGTTTSAQVTVQKRAPIEFVLPFLREWSGIR
- a CDS encoding filamentous hemagglutinin N-terminal domain-containing protein, which translates into the protein MQTNSGQRFGWWLSQLGYLTVSGIALSTQMSLAQVIPDNTLGNERSVVTPSVIKDLPSDRINGGAVRGNNLFHSFQEFNVNAGRGVYFTNPDGVARILTRVTGNNVSQILGTLGVLGNADLFLINPNGIIFGRDARLDLNGSFIGSTASKIRFADGLEFSATNPQAAPLLSVNVPVGLQYGTNPGRIINQSTDEDTNLDPIRQDYPIPRFRVAPGRTLALIGGDVLFEGGTMGASEGRIELGSVGDNSFVGLSQIPQGWALNYDQVQNFGDINLTQNAVIDTSGQRGGDIQVRARNLTLSEGAVIYYLQEGSQMGGNIDITTTESVELIGGINPFFFVPGIPAYTQIVAFTQGNATGATGNLTIKTRRLTLRDGAFIGITAIGNGDAGNVTVLASELVELIGVDLEDPFFASGIFSQAVPDTGSIDNTIPIGSGGNITIETQRLLIQDGGLIASSTFTAGQAGNVTIKAAESVELIGTNPDSGLSGGITTGVEVDSLTGIRGTGNGGNLTIQTRRLLVQGGGQIASSTRADGNAGDLIIDASDSVELIGTALVADAELGSSGLFVSAELGFDGEEGATGNVGNLTVNTRRLLVQDGGRISADNFGTGKGGDVTINSRELRMETGGTVRANSFGEGSGGMLTVNAENVRISGNRILGDELINSGLFVSGEGSGAAGSLEVNAASVELNNTARLAADSSAGSGNIRVQARDLLVLRDRSQISTNSTGQEPGGNINLTTNNIVAIGNSDITANATNSQGGRVSINAIGIFGLQYQLAQTPNSDITATGGSPELSGVVEINSPEVDVTSGLVYLPTNVINIAGLIAQAACTSEQAESSSFVVTGRGGLPPNPALPATNEVVTAEWARATNSNQNTRLQDNNNTSSNSQTPVRKNHEQIVEAQGWIVAADGRVVLTAGGVTAAPYSLGLIHPGCDVLPVKK
- a CDS encoding CHAT domain-containing protein, producing MKTNNCLIIILGSLSFFGVLLWEKDAISFSRLPDNKVSQQSFLADNSISNWEEQAEKLYIEGKFGEAIALLAKLNNNYVIRGDVLGQARVARNLALVYQQTGDLSKAQSAIIKSFNLLEKQANSKERQQLLAQTLEAQGVLELAIGETEKALQTWEKAVLNYQYISDFTGVTRNKINQSQALQKLGLYREAIKSLEGLNVIWQNQNDSLVKVKGLQSLGDALRVVGELDRSQKVLTQGLAIAENLKEKDAIASMLLSLGETARLGQEIPTALDYYQKAVQTTSSPLIKTQAMLNHLSVLVNQKEAEKALELVPQIKDNLTQLPLSKQAINGRINLARRLMQLRKNESDRLTIASNEEIGKMLATAVQQAEILQDNRTLSYALGNLGRLYEENQQWNFAQQLTNKALLLSQSINATDINFRWQWQLGRIHRQRGNRQEAIVAYNQAVNSLESIRSDLVAISAEAQFDFRDTIEPVYRELVDLLLPFGENVEQANLQRARNLIDSLQLAELDNFFRDACLNTKSTKVDKIDPKAAVLSTIILSKTNSSTASERIEVIASLPGKPLRRQTIVLPSQEIEATIQQANDALTIPRLRFSQNNYLMVAEKFHKWLIQPFESELANSKIETLVFVLDGSLRNIPIASIYDGKKYLMEKYSVALAPSLQLIDTQPLQRSNIKVLTAGLSEARQGFAPLPNVTTELGNIAQEITTEKLLNQSFTASNFRTKIQTNTFPIIHLATHGRFSSKAADTFILTWDTKINAKDLDVLLRNKNSLNNPIELLVFSACQTATGDNRATLGLTGVAVRAGARSTVATLWSVDDEATALLMENFYKELSNSKVTKAEALRRAQQIVLQNQQFSHPYFWSAFVLVGNWL
- a CDS encoding ATP-binding protein, translating into MKGLPKINTKHNSITFGGQALPLRWHLVLLIVGSLLPVVLFAVTIVYKLSEQEQATSERRALLAARNLALTVEREIASTSRTLQALATSEQLDQGDFKTFYSQAKRVKQAQPTWLTTLLLTPDGRQLVNTRIPFGKPLPYAIDLKSLRQVSRTHKLVVGNLNVGRRGNLGFPVRVPVLRNGKLRYILTAVITPKALAGVVEEQSPVDGEWTRTVVDRRGIVVARTRNAERFVGKRGTPSFLKRIGESLEGVYRDTTLEGQRVYVAFSRIDSLGWTVAVTVPVTVIQGPSQKAMWLVIWSGLLLLLISTTGAIVLARQISRSITLSATAAEALAKGERPQIEPSPIKEIALLGKSLEFAANLLSQRERELAENLLQAEAAREEAEAANRIKDEFLAVLSHELRTPLNPILGWSKLLRSGRLDATKTDYALETIERNAKLQTQLIEDLLDVSRILQGKLSLKMMNIDLAWTIEAALETVRLAAQAKSIEIKVLLDPIDGKVLGDIGRLQQIVWNLVSNAVKFTPEKGQIEVRLQQVAAQENNSNGASSSAQSYAQITVSDNGKGISPQFLPHVFEYFRQADSTTTRVFGGLGLGLAIVRHLVELHGGTVRADSRGEGQGSTFTVQLPLLEKQELKPEINPRLDRASLSINNYPLADLRILLVDDEKDARDVVEFMLQQAGAKVIVAQSAKEALTAFSQSKIDLLVSDIGMPLMNGYMLIQQIRAMPAEQGGQVPAIALTAYAGESDRQQAIAAGFQQHLSKPIESEELIKAIVNLIKFPSKLPT